ataagatttttcttcacaagccctttcccaaaagtgtgagagcagatctttaacctcaaattgaactatatcattatttaataatgagctatttagcttccagtaggatgctctaccaaggttagtaTCAGTGGTAAATATTTTGATATCAATGTAAATGGCcctatggtctgtgaggggagtagtacaaatatttgtagtaacacactcactatcaatacatttggatataagccaaaaatctattctggattgtcttgaacctgttttgttactccaagtgaatgatctgtcggccggaaacctctctctccataagatcaaacttttccataaaaagtatTAAACCCAAAATCTGATTGGTTGGTCTACCTGGGGGCCATCTATCAGTTGAATTATCTATAGTAAGTCCCCTCCTATCAATAATAACGAATTGGGAAATTTAGATAACCAATATGTTTCTCTATAGATTCAAgtaactcatcattctcatgtttggtgttgtacccgtagaagtttacattaatgagcgtaatgtcattgtaactgagCACAAGACAAATAAAGTGACCAAAGTGGTCACATtccgagtgtagaatattaccaccaaaggtatTTTTCATTGTAGTAACAGCAGCGGAGCGTTCAGGTCCATGGGAAAGCCAAATATCGTTGCCCATCCGGTGAAATATATGTCTCATTGTTTTATGCATGTACTGACTCGTCTGGTATCCATTCATAGTGTCGCGTATTAGTGACGTAAACAACAGGATTTCCACTAGTTACAAAGTCAACATTTTCTATATCGTAAAAATTCCTGAAAAaaagaatgtcgcttttggtcttaatttaaggttaggcttagcagtgtggttaaggtgaGGGTTAAAATCAaacgttaaaaaaataaatagtagaaataggcggggtttatgactttgtggctgttaTAACTAACTATACGaccaaaatagaagccactttcTTGTTCGTCTTTTCACTGACAGACCCAGGCTACCGATTTGTTTCAATTCACGCTTTGGGGCTTGAATAATTTCATACGGTAAGCGTGTTTTTGAAACCTTAGCTACTTCTATATTTTCAATGCTGTAATTTTACTTGAGTTCTTTCAACTTTGACTTTCTGGGAATTTCCAAGCCagtgctagctaacgttatctagctaggCTTGCAACAGTGGCAATAGTGCTTTCTCGCTTTTAGCCTCAGTTATCTAATTTATATATAAAGAAACGGGTGTTCCGCTGTTAAATATAGTTAATAACAACATTTTGATATTTCTCCGAAAAACTAAGTTGTACCAAGTCGTTTTAACGTTAAACGTGTTACTTTCCAACATGTCTTGCCCAGGAGATACGCGCTAACACTGCAGCATCAAGATGTCGTACATGCTACCTCATCTCCACAACGGCTGGCAGGTCGACCAAGCCATTCTATCCGAGGAGGACAGAGCCCTGGTTATCAGGTTTGGACACGATTGGGACCCAACATGTATGAAAATGGACGAGGTGTTGTACAGCATAGCTGAAAAGGTAAGATGTATGTTATTGTACCAATGTTGATGTTTGTATTTCACATCTGTGACTACGTTTCATTGAACGTTGCTATTTTTACAGTACCAACATCACTATTCCTCACTACAGGTGAAAAATTTTGCAGTCATCTATTTGGTGGACATCACAGAGGTGCCGGACTTCAACAAGATGTACGAGCTGTATGACCCTTGCACTGTCATGTTCTTCTTCAGGTGAGTTTCAAGTTATCATGTCTGCCTTCACTTCAGAGCCCTGCAAACCAATCTCTAGTTTTGAAATGCTAAATTAATGCAAATGTTCAACAAAAATGGGTATTGTTGAATAGGCAAGTTGTGAAAAGCAAAGGGATGCTCAGCTTTAAACAGCCCCACGCTGCTGTTTTAGTCCTGCATGACTGTGAAACTAAAATATTCCTTCTCTTGACCTCTGCACTGTTCCAGGAACAAGCACATCATGATAGATCTGGGGACCGgtaacaacaacaagatcaactgGACCATGGAGGACAAGCAGGAGATGATTGACATTGTTGAGACCGTTTACCGAGGGGCGAGAAAAGGACGAGGTCTGGTCGTAT
This genomic interval from Oncorhynchus clarkii lewisi isolate Uvic-CL-2024 chromosome 18, UVic_Ocla_1.0, whole genome shotgun sequence contains the following:
- the LOC139372658 gene encoding thioredoxin-like protein 4A, which encodes MSYMLPHLHNGWQVDQAILSEEDRALVIRFGHDWDPTCMKMDEVLYSIAEKVKNFAVIYLVDITEVPDFNKMYELYDPCTVMFFFRNKHIMIDLGTGNNNKINWTMEDKQEMIDIVETVYRGARKGRGLVVSPKDYSTKYRY